One Nostoc sp. UHCC 0870 DNA segment encodes these proteins:
- a CDS encoding ATP-grasp domain-containing protein, with product MRFLFPSDYFNPKKADPAYLEEVACMQNAGFATGVISLESLASGSSKIIPSPTVGSKVVYRGWMLSPRDYELLVSVVESTGASVLTSKDEYLATHYLPNWYSLITDLTPETKFYSVDDDLENQLNQLGWNGFFIKDYVKSLKTSVGSIINQPSQIKTVVAEMQKFRGTIEGGICVRRIEDFVKETEKRYFVLSGKPFASSPDEEIPEIVFECAKRIESQFFSVDVVSSSDGTKRIVEIGDGQVSDIVGWTAERFAQIWIDI from the coding sequence GTGAGATTTCTTTTTCCTAGTGATTACTTCAATCCTAAAAAAGCAGATCCAGCGTACTTGGAGGAAGTTGCTTGTATGCAAAATGCTGGTTTTGCAACTGGAGTTATTTCTTTGGAATCGTTGGCATCTGGTTCATCAAAGATTATTCCATCTCCCACTGTTGGTTCAAAAGTGGTCTATCGGGGTTGGATGCTTTCGCCCAGAGATTATGAGTTATTAGTTAGTGTCGTAGAAAGTACAGGGGCAAGTGTTTTGACTTCTAAAGATGAGTATCTAGCTACACACTATCTGCCAAACTGGTATTCCCTGATTACTGATTTAACTCCAGAGACTAAATTTTATTCCGTCGATGATGATTTAGAGAACCAGTTGAACCAACTTGGGTGGAATGGGTTTTTTATCAAAGATTATGTAAAATCTCTCAAAACCTCAGTTGGTTCTATAATTAATCAACCTTCGCAAATCAAAACAGTAGTTGCCGAGATGCAAAAATTTCGAGGCACGATTGAAGGAGGTATTTGTGTGCGGCGGATTGAAGATTTTGTAAAAGAAACTGAGAAGCGTTACTTTGTCTTATCTGGTAAACCTTTTGCTTCTTCACCAGATGAAGAAATTCCAGAGATTGTTTTTGAGTGCGCCAAGCGGATTGAGAGCCAGTTTTTCTCTGTGGATGTAGTATCGAGTAGCGATGGCACTAAGCGAATCGTAGAAATTGGTGATGGGCAGGTGTCAGATATAGTTGGATGGACGGCTGAACGTTTTGCTCAAATTTGGATTGACATCTAA